One part of the Hydrogenobacter sp. T-2 genome encodes these proteins:
- a CDS encoding nucleoside deaminase: protein MQEFVQVCLELAKEGFERSEVPVGCVVVKDGVVIGKAHNRVEELKDPTAHAEMLALREAMQKLGEKYLYGCEVYVSLEPCPMCAYAMVLARVERVVFLAVDEKYGAVMSRFNLLDEPYFNHRVKWEYLPIEEARSLLKEFFRKRRISNT from the coding sequence ATGCAGGAGTTTGTGCAAGTATGCCTTGAGCTTGCAAAGGAAGGCTTTGAAAGGTCTGAAGTGCCTGTGGGCTGTGTGGTGGTAAAGGATGGCGTGGTAATAGGCAAGGCTCACAACAGAGTAGAGGAGTTAAAAGACCCTACCGCACATGCAGAGATGCTCGCCCTTAGAGAAGCTATGCAAAAACTCGGTGAGAAATACCTCTATGGCTGTGAGGTCTATGTAAGCCTTGAGCCATGTCCCATGTGTGCCTATGCCATGGTGTTGGCAAGGGTAGAAAGAGTTGTGTTTCTTGCAGTTGATGAAAAGTATGGTGCGGTTATGAGTAGGTTTAACCTCCTTGACGAGCCATATTTTAACCACAGAGTAAAGTGGGAATATCTACCTATAGAGGAAGCGAGGAGTTTGTTGAAGGAGTTTTTCAGAAAGAGGAGAATATCAAACACTTAA
- a CDS encoding thioredoxin family protein, with protein sequence MLTVALALCQVLLFEQPGCASCKASYRELSKYPNLKVEVYDITKDRELAKAYGIVGSPTVIFLKNGQEIGRVFGYIPSMIKSLAEKCS encoded by the coding sequence ATGCTTACAGTGGCCCTTGCCTTGTGCCAAGTTTTACTCTTTGAGCAACCCGGTTGTGCATCCTGTAAAGCCAGCTACAGGGAGCTTAGCAAGTATCCAAACCTAAAAGTAGAGGTTTACGATATAACCAAGGATAGGGAACTGGCTAAAGCATATGGAATTGTAGGCTCTCCAACGGTTATATTCTTGAAAAATGGGCAGGAAATAGGCAGAGTTTTTGGATATATACCATCCATGATAAAATCTCTGGCGGAGAAGTGTTCCTAA
- a CDS encoding transposase, translating into MPTNKPIAVGEYPQYANRGKQNKLLTLLKEYRKTAYKIAKNQWSIFFAEAKFDRYANIKHIQSKLSERYKQTRLWQVVSLLESWTSNLANRFRQIVINSTLPQERKRALLYLNSFKGWFLRTPPKEWITQKDMKLARKIFKHIYHQWRKPSFKHIAMHLDQKVAVLEKNTHSKSFDYWLKVSTLEKRKPVYIPLKANKYIENLEGEFINFYQLIEEDGKVKVKLVKEIEDKKDRYIPAVEEIGIDIGLRPLIATSEGDLIGRNFFEFLKSYDSKITKRMAELQRKGLKPSKDKKYREILRRFREFLRSEINRYINRLIEVYRPKKIVVEKLDFRSPELSKRMNRLIQNFGKRYIKEKLRRLQEVYGIQVVEINPAYTSQECNSCGYIDRRNRKDTEEFECKLCGKRANAQVNSAKNILKRASLLGLRPTTAKKKVLEVLIKRHLERLKGCNSAALEVLRANPYYRDFLNPCGGRNKFL; encoded by the coding sequence ATGCCTACAAATAAACCAATAGCAGTCGGAGAATATCCTCAATATGCTAACAGAGGAAAACAAAATAAACTCCTTACACTCCTCAAAGAATACAGAAAAACCGCATACAAAATAGCAAAGAATCAATGGTCTATCTTTTTTGCAGAAGCCAAGTTTGACAGATACGCCAATATAAAGCACATCCAAAGCAAACTATCTGAGAGATACAAACAAACACGCCTATGGCAAGTAGTATCCCTGCTTGAAAGCTGGACTTCTAACCTCGCAAATAGATTTAGGCAAATAGTCATTAATTCAACTCTACCACAAGAAAGAAAAAGGGCTTTGCTGTATCTGAATAGTTTCAAAGGATGGTTTTTGAGAACACCACCAAAGGAATGGATAACTCAGAAAGATATGAAACTTGCAAGGAAGATATTCAAGCACATATACCACCAATGGAGAAAGCCATCCTTTAAACATATAGCAATGCATTTAGACCAGAAGGTTGCAGTGCTTGAGAAAAACACACATAGCAAAAGTTTTGATTACTGGCTAAAGGTCTCAACCCTTGAAAAGAGAAAGCCAGTTTATATTCCTCTCAAAGCAAACAAATACATAGAAAACCTTGAGGGAGAATTTATAAACTTCTATCAGTTAATAGAAGAGGACGGAAAGGTGAAAGTAAAACTTGTCAAGGAGATAGAAGATAAAAAAGACAGATACATTCCAGCGGTAGAGGAGATAGGGATAGACATAGGGCTAAGACCTTTGATAGCAACCAGCGAAGGAGACCTGATAGGGAGGAACTTCTTTGAGTTTTTGAAAAGCTATGATAGTAAGATAACCAAGAGGATGGCAGAACTACAAAGGAAAGGACTAAAGCCATCAAAGGACAAGAAATACAGAGAAATCCTCCGAAGGTTTAGAGAGTTTTTGAGGAGTGAGATAAACAGGTATATAAACAGGTTGATAGAGGTGTATAGACCAAAGAAGATAGTAGTGGAGAAGTTAGACTTCAGAAGTCCAGAGTTATCAAAGAGGATGAACAGGCTAATTCAGAACTTTGGCAAGAGGTATATAAAGGAAAAGCTAAGGAGGTTGCAAGAGGTATATGGCATACAGGTGGTGGAGATAAATCCCGCTTACACATCGCAGGAATGCAATAGTTGTGGATACATAGACAGAAGGAACAGGAAGGACACAGAGGAGTTTGAGTGCAAACTTTGTGGTAAAAGAGCAAATGCACAGGTAAACTCAGCTAAGAACATACTCAAGAGAGCGTCTCTCTTGGGTTTAAGACCTACTACTGCGAAAAAGAAAGTCCTTGAGGTGCTGATAAAAAGGCACCTTGAGAGACTAAAAGGCTGTAATAGTGCTGCCTTGGAAGTCCTAAGGGCTAATCCATACTACAGGGACTTCCTAAACCCCTGCGGTGGTAGGAATAAATTTCTATGA
- a CDS encoding EVE domain-containing protein: MKGGNYYLLKTEPSEYSYDDLLRDGITRWDGVKNPLAQKYISLMKVGDTCFIYHTGNIKAVVGLAKVISKPYKDDNNLWVVDLEPAGLLKKPVSLKVLRTEPLFKDSLLLRMPRLSVVPLNKEQSERIMELSEAFN; encoded by the coding sequence ATGAAAGGGGGGAACTATTACCTTCTCAAAACAGAGCCTTCTGAGTATTCCTACGATGACCTTCTCAGGGATGGAATAACCCGATGGGATGGCGTTAAGAACCCTCTTGCACAGAAATATATAAGTCTTATGAAAGTGGGAGACACATGCTTTATATACCATACGGGCAACATAAAGGCGGTAGTGGGACTTGCAAAGGTAATTTCTAAGCCCTATAAGGATGATAATAATCTCTGGGTTGTGGATTTAGAGCCCGCGGGTCTTTTGAAAAAGCCTGTAAGTCTCAAGGTTTTAAGGACTGAACCACTTTTTAAAGATTCTCTTCTCCTAAGGATGCCAAGGTTATCTGTTGTGCCATTAAACAAAGAACAATCAGAAAGGATTATGGAGCTTTCAGAGGCTTTCAATTAG
- the resB gene encoding cytochrome c biogenesis protein ResB, with amino-acid sequence MVEVKNAYRGYAFLVASFLLFTAIVIVGLFHLEERGTLYFALLGGTSALFTFALFSYALSVYSFLKEEYAKKKSLWTFLFDFLADLRLAIFIMVVLAIFSMLGSTYVQQNQPIEFYLDRFGADVGYWLWRLWITDVFRSWYYIGLIVLLAINLIACSYKRLPRVWVQTFTKERFQRLDENMERHLKAISIEVNPSKEKVARFLGKLGFRVFMEEEGGKTYFYGEKGRYARLGVYVVHIGLLVIMAGGLIDAIWGIRGTVIIPEGSRSDTLFIPAKEKAIKLPFQIELEEFRIVSYEEEFQRKGKTKETPFKDAIASFESDIRIIQDGKAVSEGMTAVNSPFDFGTYRIFQATYGLTGDAGRAKIAIFDKKLAPQDPQKAFVGEVELKAGKVSEFKNMLLAIDRSTLNIEDEQKGFEGELKPALVIKVLMDGKAYDVPVVYSPELTVFAQSVIPQLAEFPYVFFLVDFEPQFFSGLQVSRQPGTPIIWLGSILVVGGMILAFYTVHRKVWARLEGNTLKVAFWSHKFKEEFKNSFLKSLEELRHENPSHGKEPNTS; translated from the coding sequence ATGGTTGAGGTAAAAAACGCTTATAGAGGCTACGCCTTCTTGGTGGCTTCCTTTCTCCTCTTTACCGCCATTGTTATAGTTGGACTCTTTCATCTTGAGGAGAGAGGCACTCTTTACTTTGCCCTTCTTGGTGGCACGTCCGCCCTTTTCACCTTTGCCCTTTTCTCATACGCCTTGAGCGTCTACAGTTTCCTAAAAGAAGAATACGCGAAGAAAAAAAGCCTTTGGACTTTTCTCTTTGACTTTCTTGCAGACCTTAGGCTCGCCATTTTTATAATGGTAGTTCTTGCCATTTTCTCTATGCTTGGCTCCACTTACGTTCAGCAAAACCAACCTATAGAGTTTTACCTTGACAGGTTTGGTGCGGATGTAGGTTATTGGCTTTGGAGACTTTGGATAACGGATGTTTTCCGGTCATGGTATTACATCGGACTAATAGTGCTCCTTGCCATAAACCTCATAGCCTGCTCCTACAAAAGACTTCCAAGAGTATGGGTCCAGACCTTTACAAAGGAAAGGTTTCAAAGGTTGGATGAAAACATGGAAAGACACCTAAAAGCCATATCCATAGAGGTAAACCCTTCAAAGGAAAAGGTAGCACGCTTTTTGGGAAAGCTCGGATTTAGGGTTTTTATGGAAGAGGAGGGTGGAAAGACCTACTTTTATGGAGAAAAGGGAAGGTATGCTCGTCTTGGTGTTTATGTGGTTCACATAGGTCTCCTTGTTATAATGGCGGGTGGACTAATAGATGCCATATGGGGCATAAGGGGAACAGTTATAATTCCCGAGGGCTCAAGGAGTGATACCCTATTCATACCTGCCAAAGAAAAAGCTATAAAGCTACCTTTTCAGATAGAGTTGGAAGAGTTTAGAATAGTTAGCTACGAAGAAGAGTTTCAGAGAAAGGGAAAAACTAAAGAAACACCTTTCAAAGATGCCATAGCGAGCTTTGAGAGCGATATAAGGATAATTCAGGATGGAAAGGCAGTTTCGGAAGGTATGACCGCTGTAAACTCCCCTTTTGACTTTGGCACATATAGAATATTTCAAGCAACCTACGGGCTAACAGGAGATGCAGGCAGGGCTAAGATTGCCATTTTTGACAAAAAGCTCGCACCACAAGACCCGCAGAAGGCTTTTGTTGGAGAAGTGGAACTAAAAGCTGGCAAAGTATCCGAGTTTAAAAATATGCTCTTGGCAATAGATAGGTCTACTCTAAACATAGAAGACGAGCAAAAAGGCTTTGAAGGTGAGCTCAAGCCTGCCCTTGTGATAAAGGTTCTTATGGACGGGAAGGCTTACGATGTGCCTGTGGTCTACTCGCCAGAGCTTACAGTTTTTGCCCAATCTGTGATACCACAGCTTGCGGAGTTTCCCTATGTCTTTTTCCTTGTGGACTTTGAGCCTCAGTTCTTTAGTGGTCTTCAGGTTTCGCGCCAGCCTGGCACACCCATAATATGGCTTGGGTCTATACTGGTTGTGGGTGGAATGATTCTTGCCTTTTACACAGTCCATCGGAAAGTATGGGCAAGGCTTGAAGGTAATACCCTAAAGGTAGCCTTTTGGTCTCACAAGTTTAAAGAAGAGTTTAAAAATAGCTTTCTAAAATCTTTGGAGGAGCTAAGGCATGAAAATCCTTCTCATGGAAAAGAACCTAATACTTCTTAG